A genomic stretch from Lottiidibacillus patelloidae includes:
- a CDS encoding polysaccharide biosynthesis tyrosine autokinase, producing MEFVFDIREFFKLLFRNWRVIFFLTGFVVLISSVITLYVIPPEYEARVNILVTTEKDAEGSKNVTASEIDSSLKLIDTYRVIIKSPTILEPALKNINKEIDIESLLRKIEIESIKNSQVFTIIVKDQDHAQAVYMANSIANVFKEEVDRLKNLNYIHILTPAKIDDSFTPVDRNPIFNIAISLFLGLFLSVGSVSIKEFLDTTIKSEEKIRRLFSLSVLGEVTPITIGKNKSSKANNELSNKLVINRRSSNFSNYQNLCARLKLSPSVKKNQTMLITSPNSSEGKSLTSANVAIMMAKSTKKTVYIDMNLRGPTGHIAFNLSNDRGVSSFLAGQDQLSEIIQKSDEPNLSIVTSGSVTINPVELFESERFQQLFTELRVMFDIIVIDSPSMDTADTMYLSSEADGCVLVVNPGKTRIDATYKAVEKLKSIQANILGIVLNNKEK from the coding sequence ATGGAATTTGTTTTTGATATAAGAGAGTTTTTCAAACTACTTTTTAGAAACTGGCGGGTCATTTTTTTCTTAACAGGGTTTGTTGTTCTTATTAGTAGTGTGATAACTCTTTACGTAATTCCACCCGAGTATGAAGCAAGAGTAAATATATTAGTAACTACGGAGAAAGACGCTGAAGGAAGTAAGAATGTCACTGCAAGTGAAATTGATTCTAGCTTAAAGCTTATTGATACTTATCGCGTCATAATAAAAAGTCCTACAATTTTGGAACCCGCCCTTAAAAATATTAATAAAGAAATAGATATTGAATCTTTATTAAGAAAAATTGAAATCGAAAGTATTAAAAACTCTCAAGTTTTTACTATCATTGTTAAAGACCAAGATCATGCCCAAGCTGTATATATGGCGAACTCCATCGCAAACGTTTTTAAGGAAGAAGTAGACAGGCTAAAAAATTTAAATTATATCCATATATTAACTCCTGCTAAGATTGACGATAGCTTCACACCAGTTGATCGCAACCCTATATTTAACATTGCAATTAGTCTATTTTTAGGGCTATTTTTATCTGTAGGTAGTGTATCTATTAAAGAGTTTTTAGATACTACAATTAAATCAGAAGAAAAGATTAGGAGATTATTTTCTTTATCAGTTTTAGGTGAAGTCACACCTATTACTATTGGGAAAAATAAGTCTTCGAAGGCTAATAATGAATTAAGTAATAAGTTAGTAATTAACAGAAGGTCCTCAAACTTTAGTAACTATCAAAACCTTTGCGCTAGGTTAAAACTTTCTCCTAGTGTAAAAAAGAATCAAACCATGCTAATTACTAGTCCTAACTCATCTGAAGGAAAATCATTAACAAGTGCAAACGTTGCAATAATGATGGCTAAAAGTACGAAGAAAACTGTATATATAGATATGAACTTACGAGGCCCAACTGGCCATATAGCATTTAACTTGAGTAATGATAGAGGTGTATCGAGCTTTTTAGCGGGGCAAGATCAATTAAGTGAAATTATCCAAAAGAGTGATGAACCTAATTTATCAATTGTTACTTCGGGGTCTGTGACAATAAACCCAGTTGAACTGTTCGAATCAGAGCGATTTCAGCAACTATTTACAGAATTAAGAGTCATGTTTGATATTATTGTTATTGATAGCCCTTCTATGGATACTGCAGATACAATGTATTTATCTTCGGAAGCAGATGGCTGCGTTTTAGTTGTTAACCCTGGCAAAACTAGGATTGATGCTACGTATAAGGCTGTTGAAAAACTAAAGAGCATTCAAGCAAATATATTAGGCATTGTTTTAAATAACAAAGAAAAATAA
- a CDS encoding exopolysaccharide biosynthesis polyprenyl glycosylphosphotransferase, producing the protein MEKIKAVVLHSIKIQITDFFIVLKALKNNDTVKIERDMEAKLSKGNRLLKRTMDIIIAVLLLIITSPLFILLFLLIPITSKGPAFYFQERLGENKEAFKIIKFRTMVTDAEQKTGPVLAKKNDPRVTKVGHFIRAVRIDELPQLINVLLGNMSLVGPRPERAFFVNQFKDRLPKYEQRMNVKPGITGLAQVMGDYYTAPKDKLKYDLIYIKKYSIWFDFKILLKTLLVVLPFQVKKG; encoded by the coding sequence GTGGAAAAAATAAAAGCAGTCGTTCTCCATAGTATTAAGATTCAAATTACTGATTTTTTCATAGTTTTGAAAGCATTAAAAAATAATGATACCGTTAAAATAGAAAGGGACATGGAAGCAAAGTTATCTAAAGGAAATAGATTACTTAAAAGAACAATGGACATAATAATAGCTGTACTATTATTAATAATTACTAGTCCATTATTTATACTCCTATTTTTGCTAATTCCAATAACATCAAAAGGACCTGCCTTTTATTTTCAAGAAAGATTAGGAGAAAATAAAGAAGCTTTTAAAATTATTAAGTTTAGGACGATGGTTACTGATGCTGAACAAAAGACTGGCCCTGTTTTAGCAAAAAAAAATGACCCCCGGGTTACTAAGGTTGGTCATTTTATTAGAGCAGTTAGAATTGATGAACTTCCTCAATTAATTAATGTCTTGCTAGGAAATATGAGTTTAGTAGGGCCACGACCTGAAAGAGCCTTTTTTGTTAATCAATTTAAAGACAGGCTTCCAAAGTACGAACAACGGATGAATGTAAAACCAGGAATAACAGGTCTTGCTCAAGTGATGGGGGATTACTATACAGCACCTAAAGATAAATTAAAGTATGACCTTATATATATTAAGAAGTATTCAATTTGGTTTGATTTTAAAATCTTGCTTAAAACATTATTAGTAGTATTACCATTTCAAGTTAAAAAAGGATAA
- a CDS encoding YdeI/OmpD-associated family protein, protein MSKTIVEKLNLAKYERKAVLNTPEGRDYFAQLTEYDTDLTESSYDLIFAFVLDLKSLKELVNTVIEKNYLNRSGYLFLAYPKKGNKVYDSYIHRDSLLEGLGADENGYIDKSNIKFARMVGLDETFTVIGLKEDTKSKNNKSTKASQCVDDYIEMIPLIENDLQDTPNLLSFYQELTPGYRKDWARYVYSAKQEKTKEKRREEMKQILEQGFKSRDLYRANKK, encoded by the coding sequence ATGAGTAAAACAATAGTTGAAAAGTTAAATTTAGCAAAGTATGAAAGAAAAGCTGTGTTAAACACTCCAGAGGGAAGAGATTATTTCGCGCAGTTAACTGAATATGATACAGATTTAACGGAAAGTAGCTATGACCTAATTTTTGCATTTGTATTAGACTTAAAATCTTTAAAAGAGCTAGTGAATACAGTAATAGAGAAGAATTACTTAAACAGAAGTGGTTATCTTTTTTTAGCCTACCCGAAAAAAGGCAATAAAGTTTATGATTCATACATACATCGGGATAGCTTGTTAGAAGGTTTAGGTGCAGATGAAAATGGTTACATCGATAAAAGTAACATTAAGTTTGCCAGGATGGTTGGGTTGGATGAAACCTTTACTGTAATAGGTTTAAAGGAAGATACAAAAAGTAAAAATAACAAATCTACAAAAGCAAGTCAATGTGTAGATGATTATATTGAAATGATCCCATTAATAGAAAATGATTTGCAAGATACTCCAAACTTACTTTCATTTTATCAGGAATTAACACCCGGTTATCGTAAAGACTGGGCGCGTTATGTATATAGTGCTAAGCAAGAAAAGACGAAAGAAAAGCGTCGTGAAGAAATGAAACAAATATTGGAGCAAGGTTTTAAAAGTAGAGATCTTTATCGTGCAAACAAAAAGTAA
- a CDS encoding CdaR family transcriptional regulator, whose product MKITRQLAEPILKKLSGFLDYKINVMNEKGMIVASSDTERINQIHEGAVYVISNKKQLVISPEDQELYAGSKPGVNLPIEYFDEIVGVVGVTGDPKELYKFAKIIKITVEVMIQQVYVNNQMQYKNRLVEGWIHDLVSPTNFNKKVVEKNGENLLGIDFKIERTIILISLPDLTPNNWQSFETMVKLSEKKSDILRLITKEIAESSICSFINNDTCLVAIESKGKNITNERFIAKDIHKKLKLLNINSFVGIGNGYTGVEGYRNSYYQAKQCLEIIQLFKTEEPISHISDWKLERILVNIPEKTRNELIEEFLSNKKPLSAESLHTLEVFFKNQLRVNDTALALNIHRNTLQYRLDRVYKQVGLNPRNFNDASILMIVMFFYKMKR is encoded by the coding sequence ATGAAAATCACAAGACAATTAGCTGAACCAATTTTAAAGAAGTTAAGTGGCTTTTTAGATTATAAGATAAATGTCATGAATGAAAAAGGAATGATAGTTGCAAGTAGTGACACTGAAAGAATTAATCAGATTCATGAAGGTGCAGTATATGTAATATCAAATAAAAAGCAATTAGTAATTTCTCCTGAAGATCAAGAGCTTTATGCTGGGTCAAAACCAGGAGTGAATTTACCTATTGAATATTTTGATGAAATTGTAGGTGTAGTAGGAGTTACTGGCGACCCGAAAGAACTCTATAAGTTTGCCAAAATAATAAAAATAACGGTAGAGGTTATGATTCAACAAGTATATGTAAATAACCAGATGCAATATAAAAATAGGCTAGTAGAAGGTTGGATTCATGATTTAGTTTCCCCAACCAACTTTAATAAAAAAGTGGTTGAAAAGAATGGTGAAAATCTCCTAGGCATCGATTTTAAAATAGAAAGGACAATTATTTTAATAAGTTTGCCAGATTTAACGCCTAATAATTGGCAAAGTTTTGAAACGATGGTGAAATTAAGTGAAAAGAAATCGGATATATTAAGGTTAATTACTAAAGAAATAGCAGAGTCTTCTATTTGCTCTTTCATAAATAATGATACATGTCTTGTAGCAATTGAAAGTAAAGGTAAAAATATTACTAATGAACGCTTCATTGCTAAAGATATACATAAAAAGCTCAAACTTTTAAATATAAATTCATTTGTAGGAATTGGAAACGGATATACGGGAGTCGAAGGGTATCGAAATTCTTACTACCAGGCTAAACAGTGTTTAGAAATAATTCAGTTGTTTAAAACTGAGGAACCGATTTCTCATATTTCGGATTGGAAATTGGAGAGGATTTTAGTAAATATACCCGAAAAGACCCGGAATGAATTAATAGAAGAGTTCCTTTCAAATAAAAAGCCTTTAAGTGCAGAATCGCTGCATACATTAGAAGTATTTTTCAAAAACCAACTTAGAGTAAATGATACAGCATTAGCACTTAATATTCATCGAAATACATTACAATATCGTTTGGATCGTGTTTATAAACAGGTTGGATTAAACCCTCGAAATTTTAATGATGCATCAATTTTAATGATAGTAATGTTCTTTTATAAAATGAAAAGATAA
- a CDS encoding glycerate kinase, whose amino-acid sequence MKIVIAPDSYKGSLTSLEVGTTMKEAFLKEVPGATIDVVPMADGGEGTLDTLLFATNGKRFHVEVTGPLGEPVETAYGVLGTSNTVVIETANIAGLPMVPSEIRNPMNTTSYGVGEAIIEAVKSGHRDFIIGLGGSATNDGGLGMLQALGVKFVDENEGEVSPFASSLSSIKKVDFSALNPIVKDCKFRIASDVNNPLCGEQGATAVFGPQKGATSKQVKELDFTLKQYAQLIEETLGIEHQSTPGAGAAGGLGFAFLLIGAEIISGSEIIAEATNVVEKIRHANWVITGEGQSDYQTLYGKVPAFIAKAGKRYNVPTILISGGLGDGYEKLYDYFVSCHSITAGPISLEACIKNAEILLFNQTRNIARLIKATK is encoded by the coding sequence ATGAAAATAGTGATTGCTCCGGATTCCTATAAAGGTAGCTTAACTTCCTTAGAAGTAGGAACAACAATGAAAGAAGCTTTTTTAAAAGAGGTACCTGGTGCAACCATAGATGTAGTTCCAATGGCTGATGGAGGTGAAGGAACTTTAGATACACTTTTGTTTGCCACAAACGGAAAGCGCTTTCATGTTGAGGTGACTGGTCCGTTAGGAGAACCTGTTGAAACTGCATATGGGGTACTTGGAACTAGTAACACAGTTGTCATAGAAACAGCTAATATTGCTGGATTACCGATGGTCCCAAGTGAAATCCGAAACCCAATGAACACCACTTCCTATGGAGTTGGGGAGGCCATAATTGAAGCGGTAAAATCTGGTCACAGAGACTTTATTATTGGTCTTGGAGGAAGTGCTACTAATGACGGTGGACTTGGAATGTTACAGGCATTAGGTGTGAAATTTGTTGATGAAAATGAAGGGGAAGTTAGTCCTTTCGCCTCATCACTTTCTTCTATAAAGAAGGTAGATTTTTCTGCATTAAACCCAATTGTGAAAGATTGCAAGTTTCGAATTGCTAGTGATGTAAATAATCCACTATGTGGAGAGCAGGGCGCTACTGCAGTATTTGGACCACAAAAGGGTGCTACTTCAAAGCAGGTAAAAGAACTTGATTTTACTTTGAAGCAATACGCCCAATTAATTGAGGAAACATTAGGGATAGAGCATCAAAGTACTCCTGGCGCTGGTGCAGCAGGAGGGTTAGGGTTTGCCTTCCTACTTATAGGGGCAGAAATCATTTCTGGATCTGAAATTATTGCAGAAGCTACAAATGTAGTAGAAAAAATTAGGCATGCAAATTGGGTCATTACTGGTGAAGGACAAAGTGATTATCAAACACTTTATGGAAAAGTACCTGCATTTATTGCAAAAGCAGGGAAGCGCTACAATGTTCCTACCATCCTTATATCGGGTGGATTAGGAGATGGATATGAAAAGCTTTACGACTATTTTGTAAGCTGTCATTCAATTACAGCAGGTCCTATTAGTTTAGAAGCGTGTATAAAAAATGCAGAGATATTACTATTTAATCAAACTAGAAATATTGCTAGGTTAATAAAGGCCACTAAATAG
- a CDS encoding GntP family permease — MEGSLLFLVIILGVSFIVFATAKLKLHPFLSLLIAAFMVGLLAGLPLNEVVAAVNGGFGGLMGYIGIVIVAGTIIGTVLERSGAALRMAEVVLRLVGEKRPQLAMSLIGAIVSIPVFCDSGYVILSSLKKALAKRAKVALASMSVALATGLYATHTLVPPTPGPIAAAGNIGAADYLGTVILIGFIVAIPTILVGYIWAVKVASKIKIEGEEVTSLDYDEIVKGFGQLPSTFKSFAPIVLPIVLIGLGSVVKFFGWTGTLADIALFLGAPVVALLMGVLVSFLLMPQLNEETLTGWVGDGIKDASTILLITGAGGAFGSVIKATPVAELIKGIANGGLLNGALILLIPFVVAAALKTAQGSSTAALVVTSTLIAPLLPEMGIEGAIPLALVVMAVGAGAMAVSHVNDSYFWVVTQFSGMKVTDAYKAQTLATLLQGLTAIIFTMILWVILV; from the coding sequence ATGGAAGGTTCTTTATTGTTTCTTGTTATAATACTAGGGGTTAGTTTCATTGTTTTTGCTACAGCAAAATTAAAGTTACATCCTTTTCTATCATTATTAATTGCTGCATTTATGGTAGGCTTATTAGCTGGTTTACCATTGAATGAAGTGGTAGCTGCAGTTAATGGTGGATTTGGTGGATTAATGGGCTACATCGGTATTGTAATCGTAGCTGGTACAATCATTGGTACTGTTTTAGAAAGATCAGGAGCAGCACTTAGAATGGCAGAAGTTGTACTTAGACTAGTTGGCGAAAAGCGCCCACAGCTTGCAATGAGTTTAATAGGTGCGATTGTTAGTATTCCAGTATTTTGTGACTCAGGGTATGTCATTTTATCAAGTTTAAAGAAAGCGCTTGCAAAAAGAGCGAAAGTTGCTCTAGCTTCTATGTCTGTTGCTCTTGCAACAGGATTATATGCTACGCATACATTAGTACCTCCAACACCAGGTCCGATAGCTGCTGCAGGTAACATCGGAGCTGCTGATTATTTAGGAACTGTTATCTTAATTGGCTTTATCGTTGCTATTCCAACTATTTTGGTAGGTTACATTTGGGCTGTTAAAGTTGCGAGTAAAATTAAAATTGAAGGAGAAGAAGTTACTTCTTTAGATTATGACGAAATAGTAAAAGGTTTTGGGCAACTACCTTCTACATTTAAATCATTCGCACCAATTGTTCTTCCAATAGTGTTAATTGGATTAGGATCTGTAGTAAAGTTTTTCGGTTGGACTGGAACTTTGGCAGATATAGCATTATTTCTCGGTGCCCCTGTTGTAGCACTGTTAATGGGTGTTCTTGTATCCTTTTTATTAATGCCACAACTAAATGAAGAAACATTAACTGGCTGGGTAGGAGATGGAATTAAAGATGCATCGACTATTTTATTAATCACTGGTGCTGGTGGAGCTTTCGGTTCAGTTATTAAGGCGACTCCTGTAGCAGAATTAATCAAAGGAATTGCTAATGGAGGACTATTAAATGGAGCGTTAATATTATTAATTCCATTCGTAGTAGCTGCTGCTTTAAAAACTGCACAAGGTTCATCAACTGCTGCACTAGTAGTTACATCGACTCTTATTGCACCATTACTTCCTGAAATGGGTATCGAAGGTGCTATTCCTTTAGCACTAGTTGTTATGGCGGTAGGCGCAGGAGCAATGGCAGTCAGTCATGTAAATGATAGCTATTTCTGGGTTGTGACACAATTTAGTGGAATGAAAGTTACTGATGCTTACAAAGCACAGACTTTAGCTACTCTATTACAAGGATTAACTGCTATTATCTTTACAATGATATTATGGGTAATCTTAGTATAA
- a CDS encoding aspartyl-phosphate phosphatase Spo0E family protein, which produces MNANLLQDIETLRGFLMKKAKETNDLNNEKVIEYSVKLDELLIKAQYAAMQN; this is translated from the coding sequence ATGAATGCAAACCTACTTCAAGATATTGAGACATTAAGAGGCTTTTTAATGAAAAAGGCAAAAGAAACAAATGACCTAAATAACGAGAAAGTAATTGAATATAGTGTGAAATTGGACGAGCTATTAATTAAAGCACAATATGCCGCAATGCAAAACTAA